A section of the Babylonia areolata isolate BAREFJ2019XMU chromosome 1, ASM4173473v1, whole genome shotgun sequence genome encodes:
- the LOC143275551 gene encoding sodium-coupled monocarboxylate transporter 1-like isoform X1 gives MEGEDYSIYTGVVRTFHPVDYVLFALTLLVSSGIGIFYALWDRRRNTPEEFLLGGHKMHVVPVAMSLMVTFVSSLTLLGYPAEMYNYNTMFWWLTACFVVAVGGSVLIFIPFFHRLGVTSTFEYLEMRFNKTVRLMGSVMMICQTWLYIASLLYAPSLSLHAVTGINLWGSVVAMGIVVTFYTTLGGMKAVLWTDTFQAGVIMTGLVAVIVRGLHVQGGVQHVWHLAANRSRIVFDEFSVDPTVRHSVWSMVLGSGLYWMSLYGVNQSQVQRCLSCPTVRKARVAMLLSFPGLVIIVSMACFLGVIMFAFYADCDPIRFGLIEKSDQLVPLYVMDVLGTLHGLPGIFVSAIVSGSLSSLSSGLNALSAITYSDFLVGLGWRSRSAFHSTLISKLLVLVYGVGAMGLAWFVAQMGGILQALYVMFGVLNGPLLGVFTLGMFFPWANSWGAVAGQVVATTFLAWVGLGAFFNNVHTPKSPTSVLACNWTALAAAASSTSTTIISNTTTISTLTRLNSTFVQMSGDLINQDSTTTTTTTAAATAAASDAGVLEPLYRLSYMWYTAVGMIIVWTVGLLVSFVTGPTKPDSLKPALLCPIVDVLFPWLPDACRKPFRCGREPSKVCLEKSDSAAEELEMRAPRSSSRDSEGFKHRVCPLQTETIIDGDNKVSRKEGENGNASWQKASQHNGTDRPGGTHFDTRL, from the exons ATGGAGGGCGAGGACTACAGCATCTACACGGGCGTGGTCCGAACATTCCACCCAGTGGACTATGTTCTCTTCGCCCTCACCCTGCTCGTGTCTTCCGGCATCGGCATCTTCTACGCCCTGTGGGACCGCCGCCGAAACACTCCAGAGGAGTTCCTGCTGGGGGGACACAAGATGCACGTGGTACCCGTGGCCATGTCCCTGATGGTGACCTTCGTGTCCTCCCTCACGCTGCTGGGGTACCCGGCGGAGATGTACAACTATAACACCATGTTCTGGTGGCTGACTGCGTGTTTCGTGGTGGCCGTGGGGGGCTCCGTGCTCATCTTCATCCCCTTCTTCCACAGGCTGGGGGTGACCAGCACTTTTGAG TATTTGGAGATGAGATTCAACAAGACGGTTCGACTCATGGGATCCGTAATGATGATCTGTCAaacg TGGCTCTATATAGCCTCTCTGCTCTACGCACCTTCACTGTCCCTTCATGCAG TGACAGGCATCAACCTGTGGGGAAGTGTGGTGGCCATGGGTATCGTGGTCACATTCTACACCACTCTG GGCGGCATGAAGGCGGTGCTGTGGACGGACACCTTCCAGGCAGGGGTAATCATGACCGGACTGGTCGCCGTCATTGTGCGCGGGCTGCACGTGCAGGGCGGCGTTCAGCACGTCTGGCACCTCGCCGCCAACAGATCCAGGATCGTCTTTGAcga GTTCAGCGTGGACCCGACTGTTCGCCACTCGGTGTGGTCCATGGTGCTGGGTTCCGGCCTGTACTGGATGAGTCTGTACGGTGTCAACCAGTCCCAGGTGCAGCGATGTCTCTCCTGCCCCACTGTCCGCAAAGCCAGGGT GGCCATGTTGCTGAGTTTTCCAGGGCTCGTGATCATCGTCAGCATGGCCTGTTTCCTGGGGGTCATCATGTTCGCCTTCTACGCCGACTGTGATCCCATCAGGTTCGGCCTCATTGAGAAGTCTGATCAG ctgGTGCCGCTGTACGTGATGGACGTGCTGGGGACGCTGCACGGTCTGCCCGGCATCTTCGTGTCGGCCATCGTCAGCGGAAGTCTCAG CTCGCTGTCGTCGGGTCTGAACGCCCTGTCGGCCATCACCTACAGTGACTTCCTGGTGGGCCTGGGCTGGAGGTCCCGCTCCGCCTTCCATTCCACGCTCATCTCCAAACTGCTGG TGTTAGTGTACGGTGTTGGCGCCATGGGACTGGCTTGGTTCGTGGCTCAAATGGGAGGAATTTTACAG gCGCTGTACGTAATGTTCGGGGTGCTGAATGGCCCCCTCCTGGGAGTCTTCACCCTGGGCATGTTCTTCCCCTGGGCCAACTCCTGG GGTGCCGTGGCGGGGCAGGTGGTAGCCACAACCTTTCTGGCCTGGGTGGGCCTGGGAGCCTTCTTCAACAACGTCCACACCCCCAAGTCCCCCACTTCCGTCCTCGCCTGCAACTGGACCGCCCTCGCCGCtgccgcctcctccacctccaccaccatcatcagcaacaccaccaccatctccaccctcACCCGCCTCAACAGCACCTTCGTCCAGATGAGTGGTGATCTGATCAACCaggacagcaccaccaccaccacgaccaccgctgctgctactgctgctgcctctgatgctgg AGTGCTGGAGCCCCTGTACAGACTGTCCTACATGTGGTACACGGCAGTGGGCATGATTATCGTGTGGACCGTGGGGCTGctggtcagttttgtcacag GGCCCACCAAGCCGGACAGTTTGAAGCCCGCCCTTCTTTGTCCCATCGTGGACGTCCTGTTTCCATGGCTACCCGACGCCTGCAGGAAACCTTTCCGCTGTGGGAGAGAGCCCAGCAAG GTGTGCCTTGAGAAGTCTGACTCGGCAGCGGAAGAGCTGGAGATGA
- the LOC143275551 gene encoding sodium-coupled monocarboxylate transporter 1-like isoform X2 translates to MEGEDYSIYTGVVRTFHPVDYVLFALTLLVSSGIGIFYALWDRRRNTPEEFLLGGHKMHVVPVAMSLMVTFVSSLTLLGYPAEMYNYNTMFWWLTACFVVAVGGSVLIFIPFFHRLGVTSTFEYLEMRFNKTVRLMGSVMMICQTWLYIASLLYAPSLSLHAVTGINLWGSVVAMGIVVTFYTTLGGMKAVLWTDTFQAGVIMTGLVAVIVRGLHVQGGVQHVWHLAANRSRIVFDEFSVDPTVRHSVWSMVLGSGLYWMSLYGVNQSQVQRCLSCPTVRKARVAMLLSFPGLVIIVSMACFLGVIMFAFYADCDPIRFGLIEKSDQLVPLYVMDVLGTLHGLPGIFVSAIVSGSLSSLSSGLNALSAITYSDFLVGLGWRSRSAFHSTLISKLLVLVYGVGAMGLAWFVAQMGGILQALYVMFGVLNGPLLGVFTLGMFFPWANSWGAVAGQVVATTFLAWVGLGAFFNNVHTPKSPTSVLACNWTALAAAASSTSTTIISNTTTISTLTRLNSTFVQMSGDLINQDSTTTTTTTAAATAAASDAGVLEPLYRLSYMWYTAVGMIIVWTVGLLVSFVTGPTKPDSLKPALLCPIVDVLFPWLPDACRKPFRCGREPSKVCLEKSDSAAEELEMMCPLQTETIIDGDNKVSRKEGENGNASWQKASQHNGTDRPGGTHFDTRL, encoded by the exons ATGGAGGGCGAGGACTACAGCATCTACACGGGCGTGGTCCGAACATTCCACCCAGTGGACTATGTTCTCTTCGCCCTCACCCTGCTCGTGTCTTCCGGCATCGGCATCTTCTACGCCCTGTGGGACCGCCGCCGAAACACTCCAGAGGAGTTCCTGCTGGGGGGACACAAGATGCACGTGGTACCCGTGGCCATGTCCCTGATGGTGACCTTCGTGTCCTCCCTCACGCTGCTGGGGTACCCGGCGGAGATGTACAACTATAACACCATGTTCTGGTGGCTGACTGCGTGTTTCGTGGTGGCCGTGGGGGGCTCCGTGCTCATCTTCATCCCCTTCTTCCACAGGCTGGGGGTGACCAGCACTTTTGAG TATTTGGAGATGAGATTCAACAAGACGGTTCGACTCATGGGATCCGTAATGATGATCTGTCAaacg TGGCTCTATATAGCCTCTCTGCTCTACGCACCTTCACTGTCCCTTCATGCAG TGACAGGCATCAACCTGTGGGGAAGTGTGGTGGCCATGGGTATCGTGGTCACATTCTACACCACTCTG GGCGGCATGAAGGCGGTGCTGTGGACGGACACCTTCCAGGCAGGGGTAATCATGACCGGACTGGTCGCCGTCATTGTGCGCGGGCTGCACGTGCAGGGCGGCGTTCAGCACGTCTGGCACCTCGCCGCCAACAGATCCAGGATCGTCTTTGAcga GTTCAGCGTGGACCCGACTGTTCGCCACTCGGTGTGGTCCATGGTGCTGGGTTCCGGCCTGTACTGGATGAGTCTGTACGGTGTCAACCAGTCCCAGGTGCAGCGATGTCTCTCCTGCCCCACTGTCCGCAAAGCCAGGGT GGCCATGTTGCTGAGTTTTCCAGGGCTCGTGATCATCGTCAGCATGGCCTGTTTCCTGGGGGTCATCATGTTCGCCTTCTACGCCGACTGTGATCCCATCAGGTTCGGCCTCATTGAGAAGTCTGATCAG ctgGTGCCGCTGTACGTGATGGACGTGCTGGGGACGCTGCACGGTCTGCCCGGCATCTTCGTGTCGGCCATCGTCAGCGGAAGTCTCAG CTCGCTGTCGTCGGGTCTGAACGCCCTGTCGGCCATCACCTACAGTGACTTCCTGGTGGGCCTGGGCTGGAGGTCCCGCTCCGCCTTCCATTCCACGCTCATCTCCAAACTGCTGG TGTTAGTGTACGGTGTTGGCGCCATGGGACTGGCTTGGTTCGTGGCTCAAATGGGAGGAATTTTACAG gCGCTGTACGTAATGTTCGGGGTGCTGAATGGCCCCCTCCTGGGAGTCTTCACCCTGGGCATGTTCTTCCCCTGGGCCAACTCCTGG GGTGCCGTGGCGGGGCAGGTGGTAGCCACAACCTTTCTGGCCTGGGTGGGCCTGGGAGCCTTCTTCAACAACGTCCACACCCCCAAGTCCCCCACTTCCGTCCTCGCCTGCAACTGGACCGCCCTCGCCGCtgccgcctcctccacctccaccaccatcatcagcaacaccaccaccatctccaccctcACCCGCCTCAACAGCACCTTCGTCCAGATGAGTGGTGATCTGATCAACCaggacagcaccaccaccaccacgaccaccgctgctgctactgctgctgcctctgatgctgg AGTGCTGGAGCCCCTGTACAGACTGTCCTACATGTGGTACACGGCAGTGGGCATGATTATCGTGTGGACCGTGGGGCTGctggtcagttttgtcacag GGCCCACCAAGCCGGACAGTTTGAAGCCCGCCCTTCTTTGTCCCATCGTGGACGTCCTGTTTCCATGGCTACCCGACGCCTGCAGGAAACCTTTCCGCTGTGGGAGAGAGCCCAGCAAG GTGTGCCTTGAGAAGTCTGACTCGGCAGCGGAAGAGCTGGAGATGA